A window of Glycine soja cultivar W05 chromosome 2, ASM419377v2, whole genome shotgun sequence genomic DNA:
TACAACAACTACAACGTGAACCAACCGCGCCATTTCTGCAAGAACTGCCAGAGATATTGGACCGCCGGAGGAACCATGAGGAACGTGCCGGTGGGTGCAGGCCGCCGTAAGAACAAGAACACTCCCTCTTCTCTGTCGCATTTTCGCCAGATCATGGTTCCTGAGGGCCTTCAGAACGGATCACTGCACGGTGCTGCTGTTTTGACCTTTGGATCAGACCCTCCCCTTTGTGACTCCATGGCTTCTGTGTTGAGCCTTGCtgagaaaacaacacaaaatggTTTTCATTCACCTAATGGGGATGAATATTATGATACTGTTATGGCTTCAACTTTGAGTGAAAGGAGAGACAATGCTACTACTAGTACTAACTCACGTCAAGAATCATTGGATAATCATAAgagttatcatcatcatcatcatcatcatcatcatcaaggtTTCACTCCTCAATTGTGCTTCCcaggttcttcttcttctccttggcCTTATCCATCCAATAACCCTATAATGACTCCTTCAGCTTTTTGCCACCCTGTGCCATTCTACCCTACACAAGCTTTCTGGGGTTCCATGCCACCACCCTCTTGGAGTGTAAACTACCAATCTGCCCCTGGTTCTGGTCCAAATTCACCCACCTTAGGGAAACACTCAAGAGATGGCGATATCTTGTTTAGCACAGACATGGCagcaaacaacaacaacaacaacacagtGTTGATCCCAAAGACACTGAGAATTGATGACCCAACTGAAGCTGCTAAGAGCTCAATATGGTCAACACTAGGGATCAAGAATGAGAAGGGAAACTCCCTCAATGGAGGAGGGCTTTTCAAGGCATTTGCATCAAAGGGTAACAGTGATGACAAGAAGAACCACGCGGTGATGGTTGAAGCATCCCCATCACCAGTGTTGCAAGCCAACCCTGCAGCTTTGTCAAGGTCCCTTGTCTTCCATGAGAGGACATAATTGGAACTTTCAAAAAATGTTTCTGAAGTAGGCCATGCAAGTACTTCAAGTCTTCAACTATTATAACCTTGTTCTGGGGTAGTGAATGGTGACATGTTTTTTGCTTTTCTCCATGAGAACTTGTATTATTGACCAACCTTTCTGCAGCATTTGTAGGACAggagttatatatacatatatagtatAGTTTCCTTCTTGAGCCTGTCAGAGTGAAcaggtgttttttttcttcttttctttcagtTTTAGAAGACTTGTTGAGTAAATATCTTTGATGTAcatgtaaatattatatatatatatatatatatatatatatatatatatatatatatatatatatatatatatatatatatatatatatatatatatatatatatatataagagacaGCATGAATAACAAGGAGAAAAGACAAACCAAAGCAGATTCTTGGACTAAAATCCAATGGTTTAAGGGTCTTCATCAAAAGCCTGTtatgttgttgcttcttctttcttcttttgttatgtttttaattttgaatttgagatTCTCTGCATTAATATAGTATAATTTTAGTTCCAAAAGATTGTGACACACTTACATTTATTTCACTGTTTCTTTTTACTGTGTTAGGTCAGTTTCCGCAAGTTTTATTAGATTTAGAATACtaatgtttgtttattttacatgctGTTACATACTCGGTGTAACTTtgactttttaatttgttattatctTATTTTAGCGTACCTTTAATGTTTTGTTGTCAGTTctgacaaattttaaatatcttgTATCAGCACCAAGCAAGCATTGCTCAATAATGGGTATACAATATAGAAATCCATGATGTGCCAAAGCGATAAAGCACTGATGTGACCTTCGCACGAGTGGAGTCAAACAGCATTTTCTTTATGGTGGCTGAGGACTAAAGACTATATTGATCACTTAATAAAGTTGATAACTaccaatgaaaaaataatgatttaaattttaaaaagagtcTTTAGAATAATTAATTACACTTTAAAAAAGTATCAACACTATCATCTGCGACAAATTCTTGCATCTGATCTAACAATGTAAAAGACAAGGTcatatgtttattatcattcaataacaaattataatttatagaatGAGACCCTCACATTTAATCAcaacaaaaatgattttaaaaataaataattttaaaacaaaaatgagacttaaatttacttttaatccttataatttcGTGATGATACAATTTTGatctcatatttttaaaattaaaccatTTTAGTTCATGGTTAGTATGTTGTCAATTTTTTAATGATGAGATAACATTAACATGATAATCTGGtagaataataaatatgttgatATGGTATTAACATTGTCCTAACATGATACTGAGTGATATGCTGatattaacaaattattaatGTCATATAAATATGTGTTAGTTTGTCATGTTATTTGtatcataatatattaatatcataTCATCATTAACGTATCACATCAATGATTTTTGTTACTTAATAAACTTAGAATAATGATATGCATAAAAGCAAAAATTCAAAAACGTcacatagtaaaataaaaaacctagatggtaaattaaacaaaaaactaaaacttaacTAAATCCTGTAGCTAGTTTTGTCGTTTCTTCTGGGtaagttttagttttattttttatttttatttcttttgaggATGTCTTATGTCGATATCTTTGTGGGATTGAATGATACAAGATTAACATGAATTCTCTGAAAATTAAGGAAATGGTCGATAGCTGGTCCAACTGTCCAAGTAATGGCATTTGTTGATTTAACACATAAA
This region includes:
- the LOC114386623 gene encoding cyclic dof factor 1-like, yielding MSEVVTKDSAIKLFGRTISLSRNNNNNNNNNNNNEVSSSANGFSSDEPAPPEDSSSSFPREVSSTTEHEAGRDKEPSRKELTSAQEEDEEASHQTIEEPKSPTSSSCNLENPKTPSTERETSILKSSKTGDQSDATTTSPSQDKTLKKPDKVLPCPRCNSMDTKFCYYNNYNVNQPRHFCKNCQRYWTAGGTMRNVPVGAGRRKNKNTPSSLSHFRQIMVPEGLQNGSLHGAAVLTFGSDPPLCDSMASVLSLAEKTTQNGFHSPNGDEYYDTVMASTLSERRDNATTSTNSRQESLDNHKSYHHHHHHHHHQGFTPQLCFPGSSSSPWPYPSNNPIMTPSAFCHPVPFYPTQAFWGSMPPPSWSVNYQSAPGSGPNSPTLGKHSRDGDILFSTDMAANNNNNNTVLIPKTLRIDDPTEAAKSSIWSTLGIKNEKGNSLNGGGLFKAFASKGNSDDKKNHAVMVEASPSPVLQANPAALSRSLVFHERT